ATTCATAAAACGATACAAGTAAAAGAGATCGAAGGCAATTCAAAGATTATCTGGTATATTGAAGATTCATTGATTGCTATTCCTGAATTGAAGAATCAAACAGAATGGATTGGTACAACCGTGATTTGGGAAATAGAGGAGAAAGAAAATTTGACTCTGCTGAAGCTTACCCATATTGGTTTGCATCCGTTTATTGAGTGCTATGATATATGCTCTAATGGGTGGGTGCAATTTATCAATAGCCTGAAACTATTTCTGGAAACAGGAAAAGGAATTCCATATAAAGAATAATAGGAATATAAAAAAGAAAAGAGGCTGTTTACACGTAAACAGCCTCTTTTTGTATGTATTGTTGTCTGAATTATTTCTTCTTGTAAGCAGCGTCTTTAATTCTCGCTTTTTTACCTCTAAGATCTCTGAAGTAATAGATTCTAGCTCTTCTAACTCTACCTCTTCTGTCAACCTCGATTTTTTGAAGTGCCGGCATGTTGATAGGGAATACTCTTTCTACACCTACATCACCACTCATTTTTCTGATTGTGAAAGTTTTTGTAGAACCAGTACCTCTTAATTGGATAACTGTTCCTTTGAAGAACTGAGTTCTTGTCTTTTGTCCTTCTTTAATTTCGTAATACACAGTAATTGTATCACCTGCTTTGAATTCAGGGAATTCTTTTTTCGCAATGTACTTTTCTTGAACGTACTTTAATAAATCCATTATTATAAAATAAAATGTTAAAGCTAAGCAACTTACACGTTTATCGTCAGAGGTTGAATAACAGGTTGCAAATGTACAAAATAGTTTTTAAATACACCAAATAATTAATGTAGCAAAAACTATAATTTTTTCATTTTGATTTTGCTTAAAAATTAACAGTTTCTTTAAAGTACCATCAGCCACAGTTTACATG
This genomic interval from Chryseobacterium joostei contains the following:
- the rplS gene encoding 50S ribosomal protein L19; translated protein: MDLLKYVQEKYIAKKEFPEFKAGDTITVYYEIKEGQKTRTQFFKGTVIQLRGTGSTKTFTIRKMSGDVGVERVFPINMPALQKIEVDRRGRVRRARIYYFRDLRGKKARIKDAAYKKK
- a CDS encoding SRPBCC family protein — encoded protein: MNNYSNTIEIKARPDEVYDALTHKIPLWWTEMFKGSSGKAGEVFTVRFGDHIHKTIQVKEIEGNSKIIWYIEDSLIAIPELKNQTEWIGTTVIWEIEEKENLTLLKLTHIGLHPFIECYDICSNGWVQFINSLKLFLETGKGIPYKE